A single region of the Cucumis melo cultivar AY chromosome 3, USDA_Cmelo_AY_1.0, whole genome shotgun sequence genome encodes:
- the LOC103485493 gene encoding protein LYK2, translating to MAIVINVLFLRTLVLFIWLVSSAFGESSLSCDSMLSNAFGFHCNGNETLMQCGTFAVLFANTEFSSLFNLSFYLGINQFAIAEINGFSADTEFLPKNQPLLIPIECKCNGSFFIAELTKTSIKGESFYSIAESLEGLTTCKAIKEKNPGVSPWGLGDSIRLLIPMRCGCPSSYAGVPKPRLLISYPVRQGDTIFNLATNFNTTPESIITANSRSLPTFKPQSLVPFSTLLIPVNGEPILGSLAKPKQPNLHLPSTSIPTINPHKNKAKMLHLGVYIALGVTILGVCIAAITCFLVIKVKKDKQKKTQKSYEERGDMELQQLSLSIRTASDKKFSFEGSQDTFDSHLFESNASKMLISMYTVEEIRKATENFNPTNQIEGSMYQGRLNGKNMAIKRTENETISKIEFNLLHEIKHPSILRLLGICLTEDPDSFLVFEYAKNGSLKDWLHGGLAMKNQFIISCYCFLTWSQRLHICLDIAAGLQHMHHVMKPVYVHRNIKSRNIFLDEDFNARIGNFGMAKCVQNDIEDPKFCSSNPASWSLGYLAPEYIHQGIISPTIDIFAYGVILLEVLSGKPPITKPNANGEGSVRLTEKIKAIMESDNENEPREWMDSALGDNYPFDAAIKLAKLARACVDEDPSLRPSAAEVFDRLSRMVEELPEGDQSVSCESSTKPLVKGLQASETNP from the coding sequence ATGGCCATTGTTATCAATGTGCTGTTCTTGAGAACTCTTGTTCTGTTCATTTGGTTGGTTTCCTCTGCATTTGGAGAGAGCTCGTTGAGCTGCGATTCCATGTTGTCCAATGCTTTTGGCTTCCATTGCAATGGAAATGAGACTTTGATGCAATGCGGAACATTTGCTGTTCTTTTTGCAAATACGGAGTTTTCGTCTCTCTTTAACCTTAGTTTTTACTTGGGGATCAATCAGTTTGCTATTGCTGAAATCAATGGCTTCTCTGCTGATACAGAGTTTCTTCCTAAAAACCAACCTTTACTTATACCAATTGAGTGTAAATGCAATGGGAGTTTCTTCATAGCTGAGTTAACAAAAACTTCCATCAAAGGAGAGAGCTTTTACAGTATTGCTGAATCATTGGAAGGCTTAACAACTTGCAAAGCAATAAAGGAGAAGAATCCCGGGGTGTCGCCGTGGGGTCTCGGAGACTCTATTCGATTACTGATACCAATGAGATGTGGATGTCCATCTTCCTATGCAGGTGTCCCAAAACCAAGGCTCTTGATCTCCTACCCTGTGAGACAAGGTGACACGATTTTTAATTTAGCCACAAATTTCAATACAACCCCTGAATCTATTATAACTGCTAATAGCAGATCCTTACCTACCTTCAAACCACAAAGCCTTGTGCCATTTTCGACTCTACTGATTCCAGTGAATGGTGAACCAATCCTTggttctttggcgaaaccaaAACAACCAAATTTACATCTTCCATCCACCAGCATCCCCACGATCAACCCCCACAAGAATAAAGCGAAAATGTTGCACTTGGGAGTTTACATTGCACTTGGTGTAACTATACTTGGAGTGTGCATTGCTGCAATAACATGTTTCCTTGTAATCAAGGTGAAAAAAGACAAGCAGAAGAAGACACAGAAGTCATACGAAGAAAGAGGTGACATGGAGCTACAGCAGCTTAGTCTCAGTATCCGAACAGCGAGCGATAAGAAATTCTCTTTTGAGGGATCGCAAGACACTTTTGATAGTCACCTCTTCGAGTCGAATGCGAGCAAGATGCTCATTTCGATGTACACGGTTGAGGAGATCCGGAAGGCAACTGAAAATTTTAATCCGACCAATCAGATAGAAGGATCTATGTATCAAGGGCGTCTCAATGGGAAGAACATGGCGATAAAGAGGACGGAGAACGAAACTATCTCCAAGATTGAGTTTAACCTTTTACATGAAATCAAACATCCAAGCATATTGAGACTTTTGGGAATATGTTTAACCGAGGATCCTGATTCCTTTCTAGTTTTCGAGTATGCGAAAAACGGTTCCTTAAAGGACTGGCTTCATGGTGGTTTGGCAATGAAAAACCAATTCATCATCTCTTGCTATTGTTTCTTAACATGGAGTCAAAGGCTGCATATCTGTCTTGACATCGCTGCCGGGTTACAGCATATGCACCATGTTATGAAACCAGTTTACGTTCATCGAAACATCAAGAGCAGAAACATTTTCTTAGATGAGGATTTCAATGCAAGGATAGGGAATTTTGGAATGGCAAAATGTGTTCAAAATGACATTGAAGATCCAAAGTTCTGTTCATCCAATCCAGCCTCTTGGAGCTTGGGTTATCTGGCTCCTGAGTACATCCACCAAGGTATAATTTCTCCAACCATCGACATATTTGCTTATGGGGTGATCCTTTTGGAGGTTTTGTCTGGGAAACCACCAATAACAAAGCCAAATGCCAATGGTGAAGGAAGTGTTCGGCTAACAGAGAAAATCAAGGCCATCATGGAATCAGATAATGAAAATGAACCGAGGGAATGGATGGACAGTGCATTGGGGGATAACTATCCATTTGATGCAGCAATCAAATTGGCTAAACTTGCAAGAGCTTGTGTGGATGAAGATCCTTCGTTACGTCCAAGTGCGGCAGAAGTTTTCGATAGGTTATCGAGAATGGTCGAAGAATTGCCCGAAGGAGATCAGAGTGTGAGCTGTGAAAGCTCTACAAAGCCTCTTGTGAAGGGACTACAGGCTTCTGAAACAAATCCATAA
- the LOC103485494 gene encoding putative calcium-binding protein CML19 encodes MDKIALYEKVFKQVDGDGDGKLSPPELQRCILGVGGSLTIEEAETVVEKLDSNGDGLVGWDEFVEFVEGVGEEEKVNDLKEAFRMYEMDGCGFITTKSLKRMLSKLGESRSIEDCKKMIAKFDLDSDGVLNFDEFKFMMS; translated from the coding sequence ATGGACAAAATCGCATTGTACGAGAAGGTGTTCAAGCAAGTCGACGGCGATGGCGATGGGAAACTCTCTCCTCCGGAGCTGCAGCGGTGTATATTGGGAGTTGGGGGCAGTTTGACGATCGAGGAGGCGGAGACGGTGGTTGAGAAATTGGATTCGAACGGTGATGGGTTGGTGGGATGGGATGAATTTGTTGAATTTGTGGAAGGAGTTGGAGAGGAAGAGAAAGTGAATGATTTGAAAGAAGCGTTTAGGATGTATGAAATGGATGGTTGTGGATTTATAACGACGAAGAGTTTGAAGAGGATGTTGAGTAAGCTTGGGGAATCAAGGAGTATTGAGGATTGCAAGAAAATGATTGCGAAATTTGATCTTGATTCTGATGGTGTTCTTAATTTTGATGAATTTAAGTTCATGATGTCTTGA